From Cognatishimia activa, one genomic window encodes:
- a CDS encoding cupin domain-containing protein: MPKIDLDNIKPRSGTIYPEIHHKEMEGRSSLRFSDAAGLTQFGANITILEPGAKSSLRHWHENQDEFVMVISGTATLLDDHGETELSAGECAAFPAGDANGHTIVNKSSGEVRFLAVGARTPTEVGWYSDLDMKVTIDEGGYAFTRKDGSPYPGDDT, translated from the coding sequence ATGCCGAAGATTGATCTTGATAATATCAAGCCACGATCCGGCACCATCTACCCTGAGATTCATCATAAAGAGATGGAGGGGCGATCCAGCCTGCGGTTCAGCGATGCGGCTGGCTTGACCCAATTCGGAGCCAATATCACCATTTTGGAACCCGGCGCGAAATCTAGCCTGCGGCACTGGCATGAAAACCAAGACGAGTTCGTCATGGTGATTTCCGGCACGGCAACTCTACTGGATGACCATGGCGAAACAGAGCTGTCAGCTGGCGAATGCGCCGCCTTCCCTGCGGGTGATGCCAACGGCCATACCATCGTAAACAAATCGAGCGGCGAAGTGCGCTTTCTCGCTGTCGGTGCGCGCACGCCGACAGAGGTCGGGTGGTACAGCGATCTCGACATGAAAGTGACCATTGATGAAGGCGGTTATGCCTTCACCCGTAAAGACG
- a CDS encoding acetyl-CoA C-acetyltransferase — protein sequence MTDAYIYDAVRSVRGKGRKDGSLHEVSAPKLSAAVLNALKSRNNLEGHAVEDVIWGNVTQVGEQGACLARTAVLASDLDESIPGVSINRFCASGLEAVNMAANQVRGGGGDAYIAGGVECMSRVPMGMDGGAIAVDPSIAIDNYFVPQGISADIIATEYGFTRDQADALAVESQRRAKAAWDAGHFEKSIIPIEDINGLPILAHDEYMRPETDMQSLGALKPSFKDMGEFMPGFDKIALMKYPHLEKIEHIHHAGNSSGIVDGSAAVLIGNKEYGERMGLTPRARIKSTAKIGTDPTIMLTGPVPVTQKILRESGMEIGDIDLFEVNEAFASVVMRFMQAFEADPDKVNVNGGSIAMGHPLGATGAMILGTLLDELERSDKETGLATLCIGSGMGAATIIERV from the coding sequence ATGACAGACGCCTATATCTATGACGCCGTGCGGTCCGTGCGCGGTAAAGGCCGAAAAGATGGCTCTTTGCATGAAGTCAGCGCTCCAAAGCTCAGTGCCGCGGTGCTGAATGCGTTGAAATCTCGTAACAATCTGGAGGGCCATGCGGTCGAGGATGTGATTTGGGGCAATGTCACTCAGGTTGGCGAACAAGGGGCCTGCTTGGCACGAACCGCCGTGTTGGCATCCGACTTGGATGAAAGCATCCCAGGCGTATCCATCAACCGTTTTTGCGCCTCTGGGCTCGAAGCTGTGAACATGGCGGCAAACCAAGTGCGTGGTGGCGGCGGCGACGCCTATATCGCAGGTGGCGTAGAATGCATGAGCCGCGTGCCGATGGGCATGGACGGCGGTGCCATTGCCGTCGATCCTTCCATCGCGATTGATAACTACTTTGTGCCGCAAGGCATTTCCGCCGACATCATCGCGACTGAATACGGCTTCACACGTGATCAGGCAGATGCATTGGCCGTCGAAAGCCAGCGTCGGGCTAAGGCTGCCTGGGATGCCGGGCATTTTGAAAAATCCATCATTCCTATCGAAGACATCAACGGCCTGCCGATCCTCGCACATGATGAATATATGCGGCCTGAAACCGACATGCAGTCTCTTGGCGCATTGAAACCGTCTTTCAAAGACATGGGTGAATTCATGCCCGGTTTCGACAAGATCGCGCTGATGAAATACCCGCATCTGGAAAAGATCGAGCACATTCACCATGCGGGGAACTCTTCAGGCATCGTGGACGGCTCTGCGGCGGTTCTGATCGGCAATAAGGAATACGGCGAACGCATGGGCCTGACGCCCCGCGCGCGCATCAAATCCACAGCCAAAATCGGCACGGATCCGACGATCATGCTGACCGGTCCGGTTCCAGTTACGCAGAAAATCCTGCGCGAAAGCGGGATGGAGATCGGTGACATTGACCTCTTTGAAGTCAACGAAGCGTTTGCCTCCGTCGTGATGCGCTTCATGCAGGCCTTTGAAGCTGATCCCGACAAGGTCAACGTGAATGGTGGCTCTATCGCAATGGGCCACCCTCTTGGCGCGACGGGCGCGATGATCCTTGGCACGCTGCTGGACGAACTTGAGCGTTCTGACAAGGAAACCGGCCTAGCCACGCTTTGCATCGGCTCTGGCATGGGCGCCGCAACCATTATCGAGCGTGTCTGA
- a CDS encoding glutathione S-transferase family protein: MTLKLYCFGESGNAYKAALALELSGLPWEAVYVDFFKGEARSEEYLSNVNEMGEVPVLVDGDIKLSQSGVIQQYISDKSGKFGGKDAAERYEILRWVLWDNHKLSSQNGATRFLMNFLPEDKRPKEAIAFLQGRLKAAYKVLDGHLEGRDWMVGDGLTNADISCCGYLFYPEPFGFDRKDWPNIDRWLSNIEATPGWKHPYDLMPGHPSDRGL; the protein is encoded by the coding sequence ATGACCTTAAAACTCTACTGCTTCGGTGAAAGCGGCAACGCTTACAAAGCCGCACTCGCGCTGGAACTTTCCGGCCTACCTTGGGAAGCTGTCTATGTTGACTTCTTCAAAGGCGAAGCCCGCAGTGAAGAGTATTTGAGCAATGTGAATGAGATGGGAGAAGTCCCGGTTCTGGTGGATGGCGATATAAAGCTTTCACAGTCCGGCGTGATCCAGCAGTACATCTCGGACAAGTCTGGGAAATTTGGCGGCAAAGACGCCGCAGAGCGCTATGAAATCCTGCGCTGGGTTCTATGGGACAACCATAAGCTTTCTTCCCAGAACGGCGCGACCCGTTTCCTCATGAACTTCCTGCCAGAGGACAAACGTCCCAAAGAGGCCATTGCCTTCCTGCAGGGCCGCTTGAAAGCCGCCTACAAGGTGCTGGATGGTCATCTGGAGGGTCGCGATTGGATGGTTGGCGATGGTCTTACCAACGCTGACATCTCCTGCTGCGGCTACCTCTTTTACCCAGAACCTTTCGGTTTTGACCGCAAAGACTGGCCAAACATTGACCGCTGGCTTTCAAACATTGAAGCCACTCCCGGTTGGAAACACCCATACGATCTGATGCCCGGTCACCCAAGCGACCGCGGCCTTTAA
- a CDS encoding acyl-CoA dehydrogenase C-terminal domain-containing protein, protein MPTYTAPTKDMQFLLHDVLKVSESDTPGYADLDRDFTNAILEEAGRLNSEVVAPLNVVGDQEGCRLENGVVYTPSGFKEAFEQVKEGGWTGLDMPEEFGGQNMPVVLGTAVGEMFSAANQAFTMYQGLTHGAASAILAHGTDEQKATYLPNMVSCEWTGTMNLTEPHCGTDLGLMRTKAEPQDDGSYKISGQKIFISAGEHDMADNIIHLVLAKIPGGPEGIKGVSLFIVPKFIVNEDGSLGARNGVSVGNIEKKMGIHGNSTCVMNYDEATGYLLGEEHKGMRAMFTMMNEARLGVGMQGLSQAEGAYQNAVAYAKDRLQGRDVTGAKNPDGPADPLIVHPDIRRALMDQKSFIEGGRAFLLWGAQLIDEAHRSGDKDADGLVSLLTPVIKGFLTDQGYDMTVQAQQVYGGHGYIEEHGMSQFTRDARITMIYEGANGVQALDLVGRKLAQDGGKHVMAFFDLVKSFCKEHGEDEAMADFIEPLKTASKHLQAAGMYFMQNGMKNPNHALAGSYDFMHLFGHVCLGLMWGRMARASLDAIAADTADVAFHETKLATARYYMARRLPATAMHLARIESGADTVMALDAEAF, encoded by the coding sequence ATGCCAACCTACACCGCGCCAACCAAAGACATGCAGTTTCTGTTGCACGATGTTCTGAAAGTCAGCGAAAGCGATACGCCTGGCTATGCTGATCTGGATCGTGACTTCACCAATGCCATACTGGAAGAAGCCGGACGACTGAACAGCGAAGTCGTGGCCCCTTTGAACGTGGTTGGTGATCAGGAAGGCTGTCGTTTGGAAAACGGTGTGGTCTATACACCATCGGGTTTCAAAGAAGCCTTTGAGCAGGTCAAAGAAGGCGGTTGGACGGGGCTTGATATGCCCGAGGAGTTCGGCGGCCAAAACATGCCCGTGGTGCTTGGTACAGCTGTCGGCGAGATGTTCTCTGCCGCAAACCAGGCCTTCACCATGTATCAGGGCCTGACCCACGGCGCGGCATCCGCGATTTTGGCACATGGCACGGATGAGCAGAAGGCGACCTATCTGCCAAATATGGTCAGCTGCGAATGGACCGGCACCATGAACCTGACAGAGCCGCACTGCGGCACCGATCTGGGCCTCATGCGCACCAAAGCGGAACCGCAGGATGATGGCAGCTACAAAATTTCCGGCCAGAAGATCTTCATCTCAGCTGGCGAGCACGACATGGCGGATAACATCATCCACCTCGTGCTGGCGAAAATCCCAGGTGGGCCCGAAGGCATCAAAGGCGTGTCGCTCTTTATTGTGCCAAAGTTCATAGTCAATGAAGATGGCTCACTCGGCGCACGCAATGGTGTCTCTGTTGGCAATATCGAAAAGAAGATGGGCATCCACGGCAACTCAACCTGTGTGATGAACTACGACGAAGCAACGGGCTACCTTTTAGGTGAGGAACATAAAGGCATGCGCGCCATGTTCACCATGATGAACGAAGCGCGACTTGGCGTGGGGATGCAGGGTCTCTCACAAGCCGAAGGTGCCTACCAGAACGCAGTGGCCTATGCAAAAGATCGCCTGCAGGGCCGCGATGTGACGGGTGCCAAAAATCCGGATGGCCCAGCTGATCCATTGATTGTGCACCCGGACATTCGCCGCGCGCTTATGGATCAAAAGAGCTTCATCGAAGGTGGCCGAGCCTTCCTGCTTTGGGGTGCTCAACTGATTGATGAAGCCCACCGCTCAGGTGACAAAGACGCCGATGGCCTTGTATCCCTGCTCACCCCTGTCATCAAAGGTTTCCTGACCGATCAGGGCTACGACATGACGGTACAGGCTCAGCAGGTCTATGGCGGTCACGGCTACATCGAAGAACATGGTATGAGCCAGTTCACCCGCGATGCACGCATCACCATGATCTATGAAGGCGCAAACGGCGTGCAGGCGTTGGATCTGGTGGGGCGTAAACTGGCGCAAGATGGCGGTAAGCACGTCATGGCCTTCTTTGACCTGGTGAAAAGCTTCTGCAAAGAACATGGCGAAGACGAAGCCATGGCAGACTTCATTGAGCCATTAAAAACCGCAAGCAAACATCTTCAAGCCGCCGGTATGTATTTCATGCAAAACGGCATGAAGAATCCGAACCATGCCTTGGCCGGATCTTATGATTTCATGCACCTCTTTGGTCATGTCTGTCTGGGCCTGATGTGGGGCCGTATGGCGCGCGCATCTTTGGATGCAATCGCTGCCGACACCGCCGACGTGGCGTTCCACGAGACCAAGTTGGCGACAGCGCGTTACTATATGGCACGCCGCCTGCCAGCCACGGCCATGCACCTCGCTCGCATTGAAAGCGGTGCAGACACCGTTATGGCGCTGGATGCCGAAGCTTTCTAA
- a CDS encoding MerR family transcriptional regulator, giving the protein MTEDFMTIREMCDAFGVTPRTLRFYEAKELLFPVREGQKRLFTRRDRARLKLILRGKRFGFSLEEIRQLLNLYDMGDQQLTQLSRTYDIARERLADMERQREELDEAIADLKEQMKWGEKMIASLNQPKKAAE; this is encoded by the coding sequence ATGACTGAAGACTTTATGACGATCCGCGAGATGTGTGACGCTTTTGGTGTCACCCCACGAACCTTGCGGTTTTATGAGGCCAAAGAACTTTTGTTCCCGGTACGTGAAGGTCAAAAACGCCTGTTTACGCGCCGCGACCGCGCCCGGCTAAAACTCATCCTTCGCGGCAAGCGTTTTGGCTTCTCACTGGAAGAGATCCGCCAGCTTTTGAATCTTTATGACATGGGCGATCAGCAGCTCACGCAGCTCAGCCGCACCTATGACATCGCAAGGGAACGGCTGGCCGATATGGAACGTCAGCGCGAAGAGCTTGATGAAGCCATTGCCGATCTCAAAGAACAAATGAAGTGGGGGGAAAAAATGATCGCCTCTCTGAACCAGCCCAAAAAAGCGGCCGAATAA
- a CDS encoding MerR family transcriptional regulator: protein MTTQRLTFKEMCAKFEVTPRTLRYYEYIELLAPEREGRSRFYGPREVARMTLIMRGRRFGLKLEQLRQWLLIYEKEGSEAQMAAFVEMADEQLKSLYEQRDQLAEAIEELEDLRAETANSLK from the coding sequence ATGACCACGCAGCGTCTGACATTTAAAGAAATGTGCGCGAAATTCGAGGTGACGCCAAGGACTTTGCGTTACTACGAATATATCGAACTGCTTGCCCCAGAGCGCGAAGGCCGATCTCGCTTTTACGGTCCAAGAGAAGTCGCCCGAATGACTCTGATCATGCGTGGTCGCCGGTTTGGGCTGAAACTCGAACAGCTGCGTCAGTGGCTTTTGATCTATGAAAAAGAAGGCAGCGAGGCGCAAATGGCTGCATTTGTAGAGATGGCGGACGAGCAACTCAAAAGCCTATATGAGCAGCGCGACCAGCTCGCAGAAGCAATCGAAGAACTTGAAGATCTGCGCGCTGAGACAGCCAATTCTTTGAAATAG
- a CDS encoding PaaI family thioesterase, which yields MSVDQSKIAQQFIEAIPHAKALGMEVTEVGEGIAQLEMDYDKRFIGDPDTGVISGGAVSALMDTCSGAAVLSHPDVTGATATIDLRIDYMRAANPGQRIIARAEVYHLTRTVAFVRAKSYDNDRENPVATATGAFTAEKKA from the coding sequence ATGAGCGTCGATCAAAGCAAGATTGCTCAGCAGTTTATCGAGGCCATTCCTCACGCCAAAGCGCTTGGAATGGAAGTGACTGAGGTTGGTGAAGGCATTGCGCAGCTTGAAATGGACTATGACAAGCGGTTCATTGGCGATCCTGACACTGGGGTTATCTCCGGAGGTGCAGTCTCAGCATTGATGGATACCTGTTCCGGGGCTGCTGTTCTCAGCCACCCAGACGTCACCGGGGCAACAGCGACCATCGACTTGCGCATCGACTACATGCGGGCCGCTAATCCGGGTCAGCGCATCATTGCGCGAGCAGAAGTTTATCATCTCACCCGGACAGTCGCTTTTGTGCGCGCCAAGTCTTACGACAATGATCGTGAAAATCCTGTTGCCACCGCGACAGGTGCTTTCACAGCGGAGAAAAAGGCATGA
- a CDS encoding PaaI family thioesterase → MSRPRPEPVQVVKQRRDAALNALVASIPYCEFLGVHFERRGDELTGIMKFQETNIGNPLLPALHGGATAAFLEITSVIGLRWATLWEDMESGVLSLDELEKGSLPRLPKTIDFTVDYLRSGLPRDAYARARVNRSGRRYASVHVEAWQDRREKLFAQATGHFLMPAPVGD, encoded by the coding sequence ATGAGCAGACCGCGTCCAGAACCCGTCCAAGTCGTAAAGCAACGCCGAGATGCTGCATTAAATGCTCTGGTCGCAAGTATCCCTTACTGTGAGTTCCTAGGGGTTCACTTTGAGCGGCGCGGAGATGAGCTGACCGGGATCATGAAGTTTCAGGAAACCAATATCGGGAACCCGCTGCTGCCAGCATTGCATGGGGGGGCGACGGCGGCGTTTCTTGAAATCACTTCGGTGATTGGATTGCGCTGGGCAACGCTTTGGGAGGATATGGAAAGCGGGGTGCTCTCGCTGGATGAGCTCGAAAAGGGCAGCCTTCCACGTTTGCCCAAAACCATCGATTTCACCGTGGACTACCTGCGTTCAGGATTGCCACGAGATGCCTATGCACGTGCGCGGGTCAATCGGTCGGGGCGTCGCTATGCGTCTGTGCATGTCGAAGCTTGGCAGGATCGCCGCGAGAAGCTTTTTGCGCAGGCGACTGGTCATTTCCTGATGCCGGCTCCCGTGGGCGATTGA
- a CDS encoding MATE family efflux transporter, which translates to MTTQAARQPEVTHRRILKIALPVVLSNATVPILGAVDVGVVGQLGEAAPIGAVAMGAIILSSIYWIFGFLRMGTAGLVGQAAGAEDSAEVSAILTRAMMIAGAGGLLLILLQIPIFAAAFMLSPASPEVESLARDYLQIRIWTAPAAIAVYAATGWLVAMERTTGVFWVQFVMNGINILLDLWFVLGLGWGVEGVAIATVIAELTGAALGLWLCRDAFDHVEWRNWARVFDRAKLIRMGLLNVDILIRSALLMAIFSSFVFLGAGFGDVTLAANEVLIQFTYIVAYAMDGFAFAAEALIARAIGQGNVRRLRKSALMCSFWGAVTCTSMALFFAFGGPWLIDVMAKSADVQADARIYLIWMVAAPIVGCAAWMLDGIFIGATRGSDMRNMMIVSAIIYVIAVLVLIPVFDNHGLWAALLISFAVRGATLGSRYPALERSVNA; encoded by the coding sequence ATGACAACACAAGCCGCTCGGCAGCCAGAGGTCACACACCGCCGTATTCTTAAGATCGCATTGCCAGTGGTCCTGTCCAACGCGACCGTCCCGATTTTGGGTGCCGTCGATGTCGGCGTTGTCGGTCAGCTAGGTGAAGCTGCGCCAATTGGTGCAGTGGCGATGGGTGCGATTATTCTGTCTTCGATCTACTGGATTTTTGGTTTCCTGCGCATGGGAACAGCCGGTCTGGTTGGCCAAGCGGCGGGTGCCGAGGATAGTGCCGAAGTCTCGGCTATTCTCACTCGCGCAATGATGATCGCAGGGGCAGGGGGCTTGCTGCTGATCCTGCTGCAGATACCAATATTCGCAGCGGCCTTTATGTTGTCGCCTGCCTCACCTGAGGTCGAGAGCCTTGCGCGGGATTACCTGCAGATCCGTATTTGGACAGCACCTGCTGCGATTGCGGTTTATGCCGCCACAGGATGGCTCGTCGCGATGGAGCGCACAACGGGTGTGTTTTGGGTCCAGTTCGTGATGAACGGGATCAATATCCTGTTGGATCTATGGTTTGTTTTGGGCCTCGGCTGGGGTGTCGAGGGCGTAGCCATAGCGACGGTCATTGCAGAATTGACTGGCGCCGCCCTGGGTCTGTGGCTTTGTCGAGATGCCTTTGATCATGTGGAGTGGCGCAATTGGGCGCGTGTCTTTGATCGTGCCAAGCTTATTCGCATGGGGCTGCTGAATGTGGATATTCTCATCCGTTCAGCTCTCCTTATGGCGATATTCTCAAGCTTTGTTTTTCTTGGTGCAGGCTTTGGCGATGTAACATTGGCGGCAAACGAAGTCCTGATCCAGTTCACCTACATTGTGGCCTATGCCATGGACGGCTTCGCCTTTGCAGCCGAAGCGCTGATTGCGCGTGCAATCGGGCAGGGCAATGTGAGACGATTGCGAAAATCCGCCCTGATGTGTTCCTTCTGGGGCGCTGTCACCTGCACCAGCATGGCGCTATTCTTCGCCTTCGGTGGGCCCTGGCTGATTGACGTGATGGCCAAGTCGGCAGACGTGCAGGCCGATGCGCGTATCTATTTGATCTGGATGGTTGCAGCGCCAATCGTTGGCTGCGCAGCGTGGATGTTAGACGGTATTTTTATTGGCGCAACTCGCGGGAGTGATATGCGCAATATGATGATCGTCAGCGCCATCATCTATGTGATCGCGGTGCTGGTTTTGATCCCAGTCTTTGACAATCATGGCCTCTGGGCTGCTTTGCTGATTTCCTTCGCGGTGCGCGGAGCTACACTTGGCTCGCGCTACCCAGCTTTGGAGCGTTCCGTGAACGCTTAA
- the arsC gene encoding arsenate reductase (glutaredoxin) (This arsenate reductase requires both glutathione and glutaredoxin to convert arsenate to arsenite, after which the efflux transporter formed by ArsA and ArsB can extrude the arsenite from the cell, providing resistance.) has product MTEIWHNPRCSKSRQTLALVEEKGPVTIRKYLEDAPTEAEIREVLKLLSIPAIDLMRKSEAEFKERGLSKDSDEDMLIAAMVEVPKLIERPVVIANGKARLGRPPESVLDIL; this is encoded by the coding sequence ATGACTGAGATCTGGCACAACCCACGCTGTTCGAAATCCCGCCAAACCCTTGCTTTGGTTGAAGAAAAAGGCCCGGTGACAATCCGCAAATACCTTGAGGATGCGCCGACTGAGGCCGAAATCCGCGAGGTTCTCAAACTTCTCAGCATTCCGGCAATAGATCTGATGCGTAAAAGCGAAGCGGAGTTTAAAGAGCGTGGTCTGAGCAAGGACAGCGATGAAGATATGTTGATCGCAGCCATGGTCGAAGTGCCAAAACTGATTGAACGCCCTGTGGTAATTGCCAATGGCAAAGCGCGTCTGGGACGCCCACCAGAAAGCGTATTGGATATCCTTTAA
- a CDS encoding quinone-dependent dihydroorotate dehydrogenase, which yields MNFLEKIGMPILHKIDPENSHGLAIKALQLGAAANPGLLTSPRLRTTFAGIELPNPVGLAAGFDKNATALLGLSRAGFGFFEVGAATPRPQPGNPKPRLFRLTEDRAAINRFGFNNEGMEAIASRLAQRPRDAVIGLNLGANKDSEDRAADFAKVLAHCGAHLDFATVNVSSPNTEKLRDLQGKAALSALLAGVMEARAGLDRKIPVFLKIAPDLTEAELAEIAEVAVESGLDAIIATNTTLDRDGLLSEHRDEKGGLSGAPLFEKSTRVLAQLSRLTEGKLPLVGVGGISNAEQAYTKICAGASVVQLYTALVYGGLSMVEDIVRGLDELLARDGFSSVSEAIGTKREDWL from the coding sequence ATGAACTTCCTTGAAAAAATCGGCATGCCGATCTTACACAAGATTGATCCAGAGAATTCTCATGGTTTGGCGATCAAAGCGCTGCAACTTGGTGCTGCAGCCAATCCGGGACTTTTAACCTCCCCTCGCCTGCGCACGACTTTTGCAGGGATCGAGCTGCCCAACCCGGTGGGGCTCGCAGCAGGTTTCGACAAAAACGCGACAGCGCTTTTGGGTCTTTCGCGCGCAGGCTTTGGGTTCTTCGAGGTTGGTGCAGCGACACCGCGGCCACAGCCCGGCAACCCGAAACCACGCCTTTTCCGTTTGACTGAGGACCGCGCGGCCATCAACCGCTTTGGGTTTAACAACGAAGGCATGGAAGCCATTGCCTCCCGTCTTGCACAGCGTCCACGAGATGCTGTGATCGGTCTGAACCTTGGAGCCAACAAAGACTCTGAGGATCGCGCCGCCGACTTTGCCAAGGTGCTAGCGCATTGCGGCGCGCATTTGGATTTCGCAACAGTGAATGTCAGCTCACCGAACACCGAAAAACTGCGTGACTTGCAAGGCAAAGCGGCTCTCTCCGCCTTGCTCGCTGGTGTGATGGAAGCTCGCGCGGGTCTGGACCGTAAAATCCCTGTGTTCCTGAAGATCGCCCCGGATCTGACCGAAGCGGAACTGGCCGAGATCGCCGAGGTGGCCGTGGAAAGCGGTTTGGATGCCATCATCGCCACCAACACCACGTTGGACCGCGACGGGTTGCTGTCAGAGCACCGAGATGAAAAAGGCGGCCTCTCAGGCGCGCCGTTGTTTGAGAAATCGACACGCGTGTTGGCGCAGCTTTCCAGACTGACCGAAGGCAAGCTGCCGCTGGTAGGCGTTGGTGGCATCTCGAATGCAGAACAGGCCTATACGAAAATCTGCGCAGGCGCTTCTGTGGTGCAGCTTTACACCGCATTGGTTTATGGCGGCCTTTCGATGGTCGAGGACATTGTGCGCGGCTTGGATGAATTGCTTGCCCGCGATGGCTTTAGCAGTGTTTCAGAGGCCATTGGCACCAAACGAGAGGACTGGCTATGA
- a CDS encoding DUF952 domain-containing protein gives MLIFKIFRADEWAQLQAEGTTMGAPIDLADGFVHFSTATQAAETAAKHFAGLDGLWLLALEANDLGEALKWEVSRGGDKFPHLYREMRLDEVLWAKPLPLVDGVHEFPKEAGV, from the coding sequence ATGCTGATTTTCAAGATATTTCGGGCCGATGAATGGGCCCAGTTGCAGGCAGAAGGCACCACAATGGGCGCCCCAATTGATCTGGCCGATGGCTTCGTGCATTTTTCCACGGCTACGCAGGCTGCAGAGACAGCCGCCAAGCACTTTGCGGGTCTCGATGGGCTTTGGCTGCTGGCATTGGAGGCCAATGATCTAGGCGAGGCGCTGAAGTGGGAAGTCTCACGCGGTGGCGATAAATTCCCGCATCTATATCGCGAAATGCGCCTTGATGAAGTGCTGTGGGCGAAACCGCTGCCGCTGGTGGATGGTGTCCACGAATTCCCGAAGGAGGCTGGCGTATGA